The window tttcaaatgGTTTCAACCCTTGGGCGGAATAAAGAGGACAAATGTGATGAAAAGATGAATGAATGGAAAAAATCTGTTAGTAATAAGCCTAAGGCTCTCCATGTGGAAAGAGTAAGAAACTTGAATAATTTAATTCATATTTTTGAATGTCGTATACATGGATTTATATACAAGAAGAGGTTAGAAACAAAATCCCATAAAATCTAACAAAATTCCATAAAATCTGGgattatacaaaataaaataaaacaaagaatcaaAATTGGTGAATGGATAGATATTAGAGAATCAAAACATGATATGGAAAAATCTTAGAGGATCAAATCTTGATATGGAGAATATCTTCTTGGAAATCCTCTATCATTCAACAGTTCCATTTTCATCGAGTGAGAATTGAGCTGCTTTAGCTCGAAGTGTTCTTTGTTCTTTTGGGTCCTCGGGGAGCTTCCCATGCTTCAAGTAGTcgatgtacttattcctccaatcccacgTTAAACTTGTTGAATTAATCTCTGTATGTCCTTCTTCGACCATCGACTTCGATagttggacgacagtccccgggacgatatcatcttcttcgaccgatgaccccaagtttgcaagtgcatcggcctcactattgtGCTCCCGAGGTACATGATCCAGCATCCATTCCTTGAAGCGGTGCAATGTCACTTGaagtttgtccaagtacctctacaTTCGGTCATCTCGAACCTCGAAGCTTGAAGCTcctgtttacttgatttactacCAAAAAGGAGTCACACTTtgcctcgatgacctctgctccaaggcccttggctagttcgagacctgcaaatGGCCTCATGCTCGGCCTCATTGTTAATCAATTTAGAAGacttgatagattgcctaatgacACTGCCCGTAGGTGGTTTTAAAACGATATCAAGCCCGAATCCTTTTACATTCAAGGCACCGtttgtgaagagggtccacacccccgatgacGTACCCGTTTATAGCAAGATTTCCTTTtctacttcgggtacgagggcagGCGCAAAATCGgtcacgaagtctgctaaaatttgagacttgatagtcGTTCTAGgctgatattcgatatcatataCTCCAAGTTttatggcccatttggctaatcTGCCCAATAATTCGGGCTTATGCAAGACATTTCGAAGTGAGTATGTAGTCAACACACATATAGGATGGCATttaaaatatggttttaatttcctagatttgcttattaatgcaagagctaacTTTTCCAAATGGGGGTACCTGGTTTCAGcatctcctaaggtccgactcaCATAACAGACAGGAAATTgagtaccttgctcttctcgaaccaaCACTCTACTTACCTCTACTTCAGACATGGTAGATACAAGTAGAGTGATTCATCCTCCTTCGGAGTATGGAGCAAGGGTGGGTTCGAGAGATACCGTTTTAAttcttccaaggcttgttggcaTTTTGGAGTCCAtacgaagttgttcttcttcttgagtAGGGAAAAGAAATGATGGCTCTGATCTGATAACCTAGAGATAAATCGGCCTAGGGTAGCTATCCTCCCGATCAGACGTTGTACGGCTTTCACATTGTTCACCATGGTTATCTCctcaatggctttgattttatcggggttgatctctatCCCCTTGttcgacaccatgaagcccaAAACCTTGCCCGAACAGACTCCGAAAACGCATTTctcagggttgagcttcatgttgtacttttttAGGATATCGAATGTcacctgcaaatgggtcaaatggtcctctgggcgcagggacttaactattATGTCATCCATATAAACTTCCATAAATCTGCCTATTATatgttcgaacattttattaactaggcgctGATATgtggcccctacattctttaGCCCAAAGAGTATTACATTATAGCAATGTGTACCATACTTCGTGAGGAACGAAATATTTTACCGGTCCTCCGGGTTTATTTGAATCTGGTTGTACCTgaagtaggcatcgagaaaggtaaggatctcgcGACCAGCTGTAGAATCGATTAatcgatcgatgttgggcagtgggaaagaatctttagggctTGTTGTGTTCAAATCCTTGTAGtctacacattctaagtttattcccatttttagggactaccactacgttctagccattcgggatattttactttcctaatggatcctattttgagaagttttgatacctcttctttgatgaatgcatgctttacctcggactgaggtctccTCTTTTCCTTCAGCGGCTTAAATCCGGGATCGACACTTAGTCGATAGGTAGTTATCTCCtgtgggatccctatcatgtctaAGTGGGACCAGGCAAAGGAGTCAATTTTATCTGTAATaaattgaatgaattttttcctGAGTTTAGGGGTTAACCCCgtccccaggtatacctttcattctggaagatgctcgatcaatataGCATGCTCGAGTTTTTTGATCATGGACTTTGTCGCATCCAATTCCTTGGGGGAAATGAAGGCTCGGGGGAAGACAAAATCTTGTTTTTCGTCATTGACCACCTGTTCGTCGATCACCTGTCCCTTGGGCTCAACCGAGGGCAtgggctgtgattgctatttggcagcCTTTTTGTCCTTTGACTTCTCCGATGTAGATGGTGTCGATACCGGTGCCAGGTCGTGTACTGCAAACATCCCCTTAGCTGCATGTTGTTCTCCATATACTATTTTAACACCATCCtttgttgggaacttcatcatttgatgaagggtagATGGCACCGCCCTCATGctatggatccacggccttctaAGTAAAgcattatacctcatatctccttcgatgacatggaacttGGTGTCTTGTATGGTTCCAaccacgttgactgggaggatGATTTCCCTCTTCGTCATTTCACTTACTATGTTGAATCCATTCAAGACATAAGAGGAAGGTATGATTTGGTCAAGCAACCCGATCTTctccacgacccttgatctgatTATATTTGTCGAGCTACTTGGATCCACGAGAACaagtttaacttgaattttatttaaaagaatagaaattaccagagcatcATTGTGAGGCTGAGATAAGGCCTCGGTATCTTCCTCCCTGAATGTGAGGGTGCCTTCGGGCATGTAGTCCCGAGTCCGTTTCTCCCTTGTGATGGAAACCTTGTTACGTTTGAATATAGGTCCCTGTAGGACGTCGACTCCTCCAACAAGCATGTGAATGATATGTTGAGGTTCTTCAGGCTCATTCTTCTTGTTTGCATCCCTTTCTCGGAAATGGCTCTTGGCCTGGTCGCTGAGAAATTCACGAAGATACCATTCGTTAAacaaccgggctacctcctctttgagttgcctgcaatcttcggtCCTGTGCCCATGAGtaccatgatatttgcatatcAAGTTGGGGTTCCTCTGAGAAGGATCAGTCTGTATAGGCTTGGGCCATATAGTATCTCTAATTTTGCCAATGGCTGAGATGATCCCGTGGCATCGtcactgaagttgtattctgataatcggGGTGTCTCTGCCGGTCCCAAGTGCCTATCGAACCCGGGTTTGCTCATGATTCCCTGGGAAATTTGACCTTGTTCCGTTCTTCGATCATTCCGAGGTATGTTACGCTTGGAAATGTTCCTTCGATCCTCGACGTATGGCTGATATCTTTCCTTATTCGATCTTGACCCCCTGTCTGCATTTCCTGACTCCCTTGTTAGTAACCTGCTTGGATAAACTGAGCCTGATGGGGCTCctaactggtcatcctcgaccctaatttttgattggtacctatTATACACATCCGCCCAAGTCACAGTGGGATACTGGACCAAGTTTTTcttcagctgcttcgaagctatTGAACTTCGTTCATTTAGCCCCTGAATGAAGGCTTGTACGTCTCAGTTATCAGATACTGGTGGTAACTCCATTCGTTCTGATTGAAAATGAGATACAAACTCCatcagcatctcgttctccctttgctttattttgaatAAATCGGACTTCCTTGTGGAAACTTttatggcaccggcatgtgccttcaCAAATGAGTCTGCCAACATGGCAAACGAATTGATAGAGTTCGGGGGTAGGTTATGGTACCAAATCATGGCACCTTTAGACAGAGTTTCCCAAACCTTTTTAgcaaaacagattcaatctcgtCGTCTTCCAAATCATTCCCTTTGATGCAAAAAATGTATGTGGTGATGTGCTCGTTGGTATCAGTGGTTCTGTTGTATTTTAGGATATCTGGCATCTAAAACTTCTTCAGGATGGGCTTCAGAGCCGCACTCTAGGGGAATAGTTTTTGCATGAACTTCTTCGAGTCCAGTCTTTTCAAAATTGGAGGTGCTCCCGGTATTTGATCAACCCCTGAATTAtatgtctccacctttttgtcattttcttcaatcttcttttctccGATCTTAATCCTTTTGGCGAGCtcttcgagcattttcataattgtggggtcagtccccgagccaCTTTCATCGGGTCTCTCTATCGCTGGTTCAACACGCCGCGTGTTCACTGGTTCGGCTGTGTTTGGAGTTCTATTCTGACtctgaagttgagcgatggcCACTTGctgggcttgcaacatttcgaatatcacttggaggctgactcctccttcttccatTCCTCGTTTTCTTTGGTCGTCGGGCTGGGCATCACTGTGTGCATTCCTTACGGGGTCTGTGCATGCGTCCGTGTTTAGAACGTTATGCGAATTGATATCAACTGGCTCCATATTTGGCACTCCCTCAGGGTTTATGGGTGGTACACCGACCCCTATACCGTTGTTTTCTCCAAGACCTTCGTCCTCGTGAATAGGTGCATTCTGTGTGCTAAACATGTttaagcctgaaatcaaagaatctttaACAAGAAAAACCGTGAAGAATAACATGTGTTATTAGAAAACTAGCACTAaagtaatcactattatctttagccccacggtgggcgccaaactgtttacctcgaaaaatgaGAGTAACAATTAAacgtgatttgtgattttaaagatatgtgactTATTCCAATACTAGTGAGTATACAAATAATATTAAGTTTAAGTAAGAGGAATTGATGAACCAATTCAGTGTTGCTAGAACAATAAGGACCTCGAGCTCGACTTTCTTGGGGGCCTCGAGGTCAGCTAAGAGCAATGAAGTATgaataataaagtaaaaacaataaAGTTGAAGAACAATTGTTGAGCACGGCAAACAAGAAAAGCAGAGTAGAATATTCTATTGTAGTGAATAATGTGTGTTTTATAAATGATTGTGGTCCCTTTTATATAGAGAAAACCCCAATATAGTACATTCTTAATTatggtaaagaattctattggtacaggtGTATAACCACCTAGTACGGACCTCTACCATTATCTTTTTATTTATGCCTTGATCCACGTGTCCTTGAGAGATTCCCGCTCTTTCCTGAGTGTCTTCGAGATTGTACTACCCTCGAAGTAAGTCGTGTCAGGCCTCCTATCTGCTCAGCCGGATCTGTCTCCCGCTTCGATTTGCCCGGACTCGGACTCATAGCCCAATTTTAGACTTCGAAATCGGGCTccttgattttgaccgtatataaaCGAAACTAATATTGTAAAACATATAAGTTAAACCCATTATATTCCTTTTAATAAGAATTCCACAAATTTGAAAAAGGGAAGTCTTTATGACTGCCAAATGCGTGTCATACTTACTCATCGGTTAATGGTTAAGAGAGCTCAAAGATTACTCCTTCCTTACACCCCAACTAtaccatctttcatttttcatattcaTACGCTATTGTCACCATCTTAAACGCAACCTCCTCTATATATACCCTTCAAACTCTCCTCAATTTCTCCAAGCAACTCTTATTTTGTTATGTATGTTAACAATACGAATAGCAGCAGATCTATTCTTACAATTATTTTCATTGATTACACATCATACATAATAGTACGTACTCCTAATAATTATGAATCTCAAGTATCCTAGTAGTACTATTTTTATTCTCAATGTAGTCCTTGTCATCCATGCCTTTGCATATTCCGTCGAGTCGCGGCCAGCGTTTGCATGCGACCCCGCCAATGCGGGGACGCGAAACCTGCCATTCTGCAAGACGTCTCTGCCAATACACGTGCGTGTCCAGGACTTAATCCAACGATTAACGTTGCAGGAGAAGATCAGGTTGCTGGTGAACAACGCTGCACCAGTGGAGAGGCTGGGTGTTAATGGCTATGAGTGGTGGTCCGAGGCACTTCACGGCGTCTCCAGTACCGGCCCTGGCGTTAAGTTCGGTGGTGCCTTCCCTAGCGCCACCAGCTTCCCTCAAGTCATCACTACTGCTGCTTCTTTTAACGCCTCCCTGTGGGAACAAATTGGCCAGGTAACTTTTAGATtatacaaatataaatatatgtatacgtGTACGTATATATTCATACTAATATCAACTTCTTTTGCGTTACCCCTTAACTTATTGAAATATCCTTATTCAGCGTTGGAAAACTAATACAAACAAGGATTTGATTTATGTTGCTATCACTAAGGAGAAAAAGAATCCTACGTGAAGATGACTTGATAAATTGTGCCGATACATCATTAATTTATTATCATGGGCAACTTTAGGTATGAATAGTAGGATAAGATACCAATAATATTTCTCAATTATCTCATATTGTGATAGTATTAAAGTAGATTTTAATTTGTTAAACcagtattaattttttttttcaacttataTTTAAGcaatctgaaaattaaaactcCATCATATAAATGAGATGAACTAGTATACTTTTTATTACATATACAATATTATAATCTAGGTCTATTATAGGTATATTTTAATAATCTTTCACTGCAAGAATGGTCACAGGCCACCAATATAGCTAagtgtttccttttgtttctgTCATGAAAGGCAGACCTTT is drawn from Nicotiana tabacum cultivar K326 chromosome 22, ASM71507v2, whole genome shotgun sequence and contains these coding sequences:
- the LOC142176004 gene encoding uncharacterized protein LOC142176004, whose product is MLQAQQVAIAQLQSQNRTPNTAEPVNTRRVEPAIERPDESGSGTDPTIMKMLEELAKRIKIGEKKIEENDKKVETYNSGGLNERSSIASKQLKKNLVQYPTVTWADVYNRYQSKIRVEDDQLGAPSGSVYPSRLLTRESGNADRGSRSNKERYQPYVEDRRNISKRNIPRNDRRTEQAIGKIRDTIWPKPIQTDPSQRNPNLICKYHGTHGHRTEDCRQLKEEVARLFNEWYLREFLSDQAKSHFRERDANKKNEPEEPQHIIHMLVGGVDVLQGPIFKRNKVSITREKRTRDYMPEGTLTFREEDTEALSQPHNDALVISILLNKIQVKLVLVDPSSSTNIIRSRVVEKIGLLDQIIPSSYVLNGFNIVSEMTKREIILPVNVVGTIQDTKFHVIEGDMRYNALLRRPWIHSMRAVPSTLHQMMKFPTKDGVKIVYGEQHAAKGMFAVHDLAPVSTPSTSEKSKDKKAAK